GCCGCTTTCTTGGCGGTGCGCCAGAATTTTTCACGGATCTCGCCTTCGCCGGCGAGCTTGTCGCCGAAGCCGAAGAAATCGAAACCGGAACCTTGCGTCATCAATCGCTCCTTGGCGGCCGCGCGCAACCCATGCGTGCCGACCGCCGCGAAAGATGTGGTGAAAGCGGGGGGCTGCTGCAAGAGTTTGGGGGTTGGTTGGGCGGAAAATCGGAACGAGATGCCACAGCACTTCAAATGCTGGTTGGTGGCAATCGCCTCAGTTTGGCGATTGGCCGAGCTATTCCTCCGATCGTCATCCACGGGCGAAGCAAGGAGCGAAGCGACGCGCGCAGACCCGAGGATCCATTCCGTTACCTTCGAGCGCCGCTCACGGTGCAGAATTCTGCTCCGCTACAATCCTCGACCACGGTCACGGAATGGATCCTCGGGTCTGCGCTCCGCTTCGCGTCGCTCCGCCCGTGGATGACGAAGTGACGACGTCTCGCCCTCAGTGAAAATACCGGTTCATCCGCTTTGCCAGTTCGATATCCAGCGCCGTCACGCCGCCGGCGTCATGCGTGTTCAGCGTCACGTCGACGGTCTTGTAGACATTGGACCAATCCGGGTGATGGTCCATCTTCTCGGCGGCCAGCGCCACGCGGGTCATGAAGGCGAAGGCCTCTGAGAAATTCTTGAAGACGAAGCTGCGCTTGATCGACGCGCCGTCGGCGGCGAGCGACCAGCCGTCGAGTTCGGCCAGAGCGGCGGCGATCGCGTCCTTGCTTAGTTTTTCTCTCGTCATGATGATTTCCCGTGCTATCTCGAATTTGACCCCACCATAATGCAAGTCGCCCAAAGCTGCTTTGCGGTTTTGGGGTTCCAAATGCACAAACAGCGCATATCGAATGAGCATAAAGTCCATAAATTCCGTTCTGTTCGTCTGCCTCGGCAATATCTGCCGTTCGCCGCTCGCCGAGGGCGTGTTCGCGCCGTCTGGGCCGAGCGTGGCCGGGGCCACGAAATGCTGCTCGATTCGGCGGGACCGGCGGCTGGCATGCCGGCCAGGAGCCGGACCGGCGCTCGATCGCGGTTGCCGCGAAGCACGGCATCGACATTTCAGGGCAGAGGGCACGCAAGGTGCTGCCGGGGGATTTT
This region of Mesorhizobium sp. M2A.F.Ca.ET.046.03.2.1 genomic DNA includes:
- a CDS encoding 4a-hydroxytetrahydrobiopterin dehydratase produces the protein MTREKLSKDAIAAALAELDGWSLAADGASIKRSFVFKNFSEAFAFMTRVALAAEKMDHHPDWSNVYKTVDVTLNTHDAGGVTALDIELAKRMNRYFH